The following proteins are encoded in a genomic region of Actinomadura sp. NAK00032:
- a CDS encoding NADH-quinone oxidoreductase subunit D, whose amino-acid sequence MSSTKYTEYDAYAAAEEAAEGKVFDANGADWDKVVSAAQESGDERLVINMGPQHPSTHGVLRLILTLDGETVNEARVGIGYLHTGIEKNMEFRTWTQGTTFCTRMDYLAPLFNEAAYCLSVERLLGIEDKIPERAQIIRVMMMELNRISSHLVAIATFGLELGATTVMLNGFIEREYTLDLFEEITGLRMNHAYVRPGGVAQDLPSGATSKIRDYLDRMPKRIQALRKLMDDNPVFKARTQNIAYLDLTGCMALGITGPVLRAAGLPWDLRKSQPYCGYETYDFDVPTQDTCDVYGRYLVRMDEMEQSLRIVEQCLERLQSVKGPVMIEDKKIGWPAQLAIGADGMGNSPRHIAHIMGTSMEALIHHFKLVTEGFRVPAGQAYAPIESPRGELGAHVVSDGGTRPYRVHFREPSFVNLQATPAMSEGGMVADIIAAVASIDPVMGGVDR is encoded by the coding sequence ATGAGTTCGACGAAGTACACCGAGTACGACGCCTACGCCGCCGCCGAGGAGGCGGCCGAGGGCAAGGTCTTCGACGCCAACGGGGCGGACTGGGACAAGGTCGTGTCCGCCGCGCAGGAGTCGGGCGACGAGCGGCTCGTCATCAACATGGGGCCGCAGCACCCGTCCACGCACGGCGTGCTCCGCCTGATCCTCACGCTCGACGGTGAGACGGTGAACGAGGCCCGGGTGGGCATCGGGTACCTGCACACCGGCATCGAGAAGAACATGGAGTTCCGCACCTGGACGCAGGGCACCACGTTCTGCACCCGGATGGACTACCTCGCCCCGCTGTTCAACGAGGCGGCGTACTGCCTGAGCGTGGAGCGGCTGCTCGGCATCGAGGACAAGATCCCGGAGCGGGCCCAGATCATCCGCGTGATGATGATGGAGCTGAACCGGATCTCCTCGCACCTGGTCGCGATCGCCACGTTCGGGCTGGAACTCGGCGCGACGACCGTCATGCTGAACGGGTTCATCGAGCGCGAGTACACCCTCGACCTGTTCGAGGAGATCACCGGCCTGCGGATGAACCACGCCTACGTCCGCCCCGGCGGCGTCGCGCAGGACCTCCCGAGCGGCGCCACCAGCAAGATCCGCGACTACCTGGACCGGATGCCGAAGCGGATCCAGGCGCTGCGCAAGCTGATGGACGACAACCCGGTCTTCAAGGCCCGCACGCAGAACATCGCGTACCTGGACCTGACCGGCTGCATGGCGCTCGGCATCACCGGCCCCGTGCTGCGCGCCGCCGGCCTGCCGTGGGACCTGCGCAAGTCGCAGCCCTACTGCGGCTACGAGACCTACGACTTCGACGTCCCGACGCAGGACACCTGCGACGTGTACGGCCGCTACCTCGTCCGGATGGACGAGATGGAGCAGTCGCTGCGGATCGTCGAGCAGTGCCTGGAGCGGCTGCAGTCGGTCAAGGGCCCGGTCATGATCGAGGACAAGAAGATCGGCTGGCCCGCGCAGCTGGCGATCGGCGCCGACGGCATGGGCAACTCGCCCCGGCACATCGCGCACATCATGGGCACCTCGATGGAGGCGCTGATCCACCACTTCAAGCTGGTCACCGAGGGCTTCCGGGTCCCGGCGGGCCAGGCGTACGCGCCGATCGAGTCGCCGCGCGGCGAACTCGGCGCGCACGTGGTCAGCGACGGCGGCACCCGCCCGTACCGGGTCCACTTCCGCGAGCCGTCCTTCGTCAACCTGCAGGCCACTCCGGCGATGAGCGAGGGCGGCATGGTCGCCGACATCATCGCGGCCGTGGCCAGCATCGACCCGGTCATGGGGGGAGTGGACCGATGA
- a CDS encoding NADH-quinone oxidoreductase subunit C, protein MSSEHPEQKAEQAADQLPAQTEEERREQPIARKGMFGAKTTGDTSGYGGLVVRQSPKVSAPRPYGGPGGAAERGEFDDIADELERAYPDFGDAIERVVVHRGELTFHVKREHLRTVATTMRDEPSLRFELCSGVSGVHYPKDEGAELHAVVHLLSITHNRRVRLEASCPDADPHIPSLVPVYPTSDWHERETYDFFGIVFDGHPALTRIEMPDDWVGHPQRKDYPLGGIPVEYRGAEIPPPDERRSYT, encoded by the coding sequence ATGAGTTCTGAGCACCCCGAGCAGAAGGCGGAGCAGGCCGCCGACCAGCTTCCCGCGCAGACCGAGGAGGAGCGCCGGGAGCAGCCGATCGCCCGCAAGGGCATGTTCGGCGCGAAGACCACCGGCGACACCTCCGGCTACGGCGGGCTGGTCGTCCGGCAGAGCCCGAAGGTGTCGGCGCCGCGCCCCTACGGCGGGCCCGGCGGCGCGGCCGAGCGCGGCGAGTTCGACGACATCGCCGACGAACTGGAACGCGCCTACCCGGACTTCGGGGACGCGATCGAGCGGGTCGTCGTGCACCGCGGCGAGCTGACCTTCCACGTCAAGCGCGAGCACCTGCGCACGGTCGCCACGACCATGCGGGACGAGCCGTCGCTGCGCTTCGAGCTGTGCTCGGGCGTGTCCGGCGTGCACTACCCGAAGGACGAGGGCGCCGAGCTGCACGCGGTCGTGCACCTGCTGTCGATCACGCACAACCGGCGGGTCCGGCTGGAGGCGAGCTGCCCCGACGCCGACCCGCACATCCCCTCGCTCGTCCCGGTCTACCCGACGAGCGACTGGCACGAGCGCGAGACCTACGACTTCTTCGGGATCGTCTTCGACGGCCATCCGGCGCTGACGCGCATCGAGATGCCCGACGACTGGGTGGGGCACCCGCAGCGCAAGGACTACCCCCTGGGCGGCATCCCCGTCGAGTACCGAGGAGCGGAGATCCCGCCGCCGGACGAAAGGCGGTCGTACACATGA
- a CDS encoding NADH-quinone oxidoreductase subunit B family protein: MGLEEKLPSGFLLTTVEQVAGWARKSSVWPATFGLACCAIEMMATGDPRHDFSRWGMERASATPRQADLMIVAGRVSQKMAPVLRQIYDQMTEPKWVIAMGVCASSGGMFNNYAIVQGVDHIVPVDIYLPGCPPRPEMLLDAILKLHDKIQNTKLGPQRQKQIAELEEAKRRQLPLLGQGA, translated from the coding sequence ATGGGTCTAGAGGAGAAACTCCCGAGCGGGTTCCTGCTGACGACGGTCGAGCAGGTCGCGGGATGGGCGCGCAAGAGCTCGGTGTGGCCGGCGACGTTCGGCCTCGCGTGCTGCGCGATCGAGATGATGGCCACCGGCGACCCCCGGCACGACTTCTCCCGGTGGGGGATGGAGCGTGCCTCGGCGACGCCGCGGCAGGCCGACCTGATGATCGTCGCGGGCCGGGTGAGCCAGAAGATGGCCCCGGTGCTGCGGCAGATCTACGACCAGATGACCGAGCCGAAGTGGGTCATCGCGATGGGCGTGTGCGCCTCGTCCGGCGGCATGTTCAACAACTACGCGATCGTGCAGGGCGTGGACCACATCGTCCCGGTCGACATCTACCTGCCGGGCTGCCCGCCGAGGCCGGAGATGCTGCTGGACGCGATCCTGAAGCTGCACGACAAGATCCAGAACACCAAGCTCGGGCCGCAGCGGCAGAAGCAGATCGCCGAGCTGGAAGAGGCGAAGCGCCGCCAGCTTCCGCTCCTTGGTCAGGGGGCCTAG
- a CDS encoding NADH-quinone oxidoreductase subunit A, with protein MDLYIPIIVLGVLAFAFAAGSVLMASMTGPKRWNRARLDAYECGIEPTPQPVGGGRFPIKYYLTAMLFIVFDIEIIFLYPWAVAFDRMGLFGLVEMVLFIVTVLVAYAYIWRRGGLEWD; from the coding sequence ATGGATCTCTATATTCCGATCATCGTGCTCGGGGTGCTCGCCTTCGCCTTCGCGGCGGGCTCGGTGCTGATGGCCTCGATGACCGGGCCGAAGCGGTGGAACCGCGCCCGGCTGGACGCCTACGAGTGCGGCATCGAGCCGACTCCGCAGCCGGTCGGCGGCGGGCGTTTTCCGATCAAGTACTACCTGACGGCGATGCTGTTCATCGTCTTCGACATTGAGATCATCTTCCTTTACCCCTGGGCGGTCGCGTTCGACCGGATGGGGCTGTTCGGCCTTGTCGAGATGGTCCTCTTCATCGTCACCGTGCTCGTGGCGTACGCCTACATCTGGCGGCGCGGCGGTCTGGAGTGGGACTGA
- a CDS encoding geranylgeranyl reductase family protein, whose protein sequence is MTDSTRHADVIVVGAGPAGSSTAYWLAQAGLDVYLLEKATFPRDKICGDGLTPRAVRALIGMGVDINDPGWGRNRGLRIYGGGVKVELPWPELASFPDFGLVRKRTDLDQLLAEHAAKAGARLLQGCNVTGPILDERTDRIIGVTAVLDGEELEFRAPLVVAADGNSTRLSLAMGLRRREDRPMGVAVRRYFQTPRHDDDFMEAWLELWDGERLLPGYGWVFGVGDGTSNVGLGLLNTSKAFQNVDYRGMLKRWCAQMPEDWQFDEEHAASKIRGAALPMGFNRQPHYTRGMLLVGDAGGMINPFNGEGIDYALESGRLAADIMVQALARRTPAQRERTLYEYPRILKDEHGGYFTLARVFVQAIGDPRVMKFLTSHGLPHPTLMRFTLKLLANLTDPKGGDAMDRVINAMQKVAPAA, encoded by the coding sequence GTGACCGACTCCACCCGACACGCGGACGTGATCGTCGTCGGGGCAGGCCCCGCCGGATCGTCGACCGCCTACTGGTTGGCGCAGGCCGGCCTGGACGTGTACCTGCTGGAGAAGGCCACCTTCCCGCGGGACAAGATCTGCGGCGACGGCCTCACCCCCCGCGCCGTCCGCGCCCTGATCGGCATGGGCGTCGACATCAACGACCCCGGCTGGGGACGCAACCGGGGGCTGCGCATCTACGGCGGCGGCGTCAAGGTCGAACTGCCCTGGCCCGAGCTCGCGTCCTTCCCCGACTTCGGGCTCGTCCGCAAGCGCACCGACCTCGACCAGCTGCTCGCCGAGCACGCCGCGAAGGCCGGCGCGCGGCTGCTGCAGGGCTGCAACGTGACCGGCCCCATCCTGGACGAGCGCACCGACCGCATCATCGGCGTCACCGCCGTCCTCGACGGCGAGGAGCTGGAGTTCCGCGCGCCGCTCGTCGTCGCCGCCGACGGCAACTCGACCCGGCTGTCGCTCGCCATGGGGCTGCGGCGCCGCGAGGACCGCCCGATGGGCGTCGCCGTCCGCCGCTACTTCCAGACGCCGCGCCACGACGACGACTTCATGGAGGCGTGGCTCGAACTGTGGGACGGCGAGCGCCTGCTGCCCGGCTACGGCTGGGTGTTCGGCGTCGGCGACGGGACGTCCAACGTCGGTCTCGGCCTGCTCAACACCAGCAAGGCGTTCCAGAACGTCGACTACCGGGGCATGCTGAAGCGCTGGTGCGCGCAGATGCCCGAGGACTGGCAGTTCGACGAGGAGCACGCCGCCTCCAAGATCCGCGGTGCGGCGCTGCCGATGGGCTTCAACCGGCAGCCGCACTACACCCGCGGCATGCTGCTCGTCGGCGACGCCGGCGGCATGATCAACCCGTTCAACGGCGAGGGCATCGACTACGCGCTGGAGTCCGGCCGGCTGGCCGCCGACATCATGGTGCAGGCGCTCGCCCGCCGCACCCCGGCGCAGCGCGAGCGCACCCTCTACGAGTACCCGCGCATCCTGAAGGACGAGCACGGCGGCTACTTCACCCTCGCCCGCGTCTTCGTGCAGGCGATCGGCGACCCGCGCGTCATGAAGTTCCTGACCTCGCACGGCCTGCCGCACCCGACGCTGATGCGCTTCACGCTCAAGCTCCTGGCCAACCTGACCGACCCCAAGGGCGGGGACGCGATGGACCGGGTCATCAACGCGATGCAGAAGGTGGCGCCGGCGGCATGA
- a CDS encoding demethylmenaquinone methyltransferase — translation MTRASLDKQPADVAAMFDGTAERYDLLNTLMTGGQDRRWRHEAVRALDARPGERILDLAAGTGTSSVPFAEAGADTVACDFSLGMLRVGTRRQEGVRGLSFVAGDALALPFADGSFDAVTISFGLRNVADTVRALRELRRVARPGGRLLVCEVSHPPNALLALGHKAHLKYGLPLLARVSSNPDSYRYLAESTLAWPDQAGLARLIQDAGWDAVRWRDLTFGVAAMHHAVNPG, via the coding sequence ATGACCCGCGCCTCTCTTGACAAGCAGCCCGCCGATGTCGCGGCGATGTTCGACGGCACCGCCGAGCGGTACGACCTGCTGAACACGCTGATGACCGGCGGGCAGGACCGGCGGTGGCGGCACGAGGCCGTGCGGGCGCTGGACGCGCGGCCGGGCGAGCGGATCCTCGACCTCGCGGCGGGGACGGGCACGTCCTCGGTGCCGTTCGCCGAGGCGGGCGCCGACACGGTGGCGTGCGACTTCTCCCTCGGGATGCTGCGCGTCGGGACGCGCCGGCAGGAGGGCGTGCGGGGTCTGAGCTTCGTGGCCGGGGACGCGCTGGCGCTCCCGTTCGCGGACGGCTCGTTCGACGCCGTCACGATCTCGTTCGGGCTGCGCAACGTCGCCGACACCGTGAGGGCGCTGCGCGAGCTGCGCCGGGTCGCGCGGCCGGGCGGGCGGCTGCTGGTGTGCGAGGTGAGCCACCCCCCGAACGCGCTGCTGGCGCTCGGCCACAAGGCGCACCTGAAGTACGGGCTGCCGCTGCTGGCGCGGGTCAGCTCCAATCCCGACTCCTACCGCTACCTCGCCGAGTCGACGCTCGCCTGGCCCGACCAGGCGGGGCTGGCGCGGCTCATCCAGGACGCCGGCTGGGACGCGGTGCGGTGGCGCGACCTCACGTTCGGGGTGGCCGCGATGCACCACGCGGTCAATCCCGGCTGA
- a CDS encoding DUF4229 domain-containing protein: protein MRSVILYTIARLAIFGVTAGVLALFGARGFLLLLLALMISGIVSYVLLSAQRDRMSAAVTRGVRTGRKKYEKSLTKEDA from the coding sequence ATGCGCTCCGTCATCCTCTACACCATCGCGCGGCTCGCCATCTTCGGCGTGACCGCGGGTGTGCTGGCGCTCTTCGGCGCCCGCGGCTTCCTGCTCCTGCTGCTCGCCCTGATGATCAGCGGCATCGTCAGCTACGTCCTGCTGTCCGCGCAGCGCGACCGCATGTCCGCCGCCGTCACCCGCGGCGTCCGCACGGGCCGCAAGAAGTACGAGAAGTCCCTCACGAAGGAAGACGCCTGA